The following proteins come from a genomic window of Thermoanaerobaculia bacterium:
- a CDS encoding (2Fe-2S)-binding protein yields the protein MSDEVVTQSLIVNGERRTVAFPVHHTLLEVLREELGLTGTKHGCELGECGTCTVLVDGQPVLSCLALAAEMGGRAIETVEGLQAGNELHPLQSAFADLGAAQCGYCTPGILMTAKALLAGNPAPARAEIRAALAGNLCRCTGYIKILEAVEGAAAELRGESWTPERESLYGTKEPSPPPLRP from the coding sequence ATGAGCGATGAGGTCGTCACCCAGTCCCTGATCGTCAACGGCGAGCGCCGCACGGTCGCTTTTCCGGTTCACCACACCCTCCTCGAGGTGCTGCGCGAGGAGCTCGGCCTGACCGGCACGAAACACGGCTGCGAGCTCGGCGAGTGCGGCACCTGTACCGTGCTGGTCGACGGCCAGCCGGTACTCTCCTGCCTGGCGCTCGCCGCCGAGATGGGAGGGAGGGCGATCGAGACCGTCGAGGGCCTGCAGGCGGGCAACGAGCTCCACCCGCTGCAATCGGCCTTCGCCGATCTCGGCGCGGCTCAGTGCGGCTATTGCACGCCGGGCATTCTGATGACGGCGAAAGCCCTGCTGGCCGGGAACCCCGCCCCGGCGCGCGCCGAGATCCGCGCCGCGCTCGCCGGAAATCTCTGCCGGTGCACCGGTTACATCAAGATCCTGGAGGCGGTCGAAGGCGCTGCGGCCGAGCTGCGCGGGGAGAGCTGGACGCCGGAGCGGGAGTCGCTCTACGGGACGAAGGAGCCTTCCCCCCCGCCGCTCAGGCCTTGA